In Thunnus albacares chromosome 10, fThuAlb1.1, whole genome shotgun sequence, a single window of DNA contains:
- the ints5 gene encoding integrator complex subunit 5, translated as MLKDQAMSVVFDGSPLKAMQSSHTHTPQTALSGQELSQEIKSFISGVDTVQGRKLSVREHARCAVRLLRSVPACRGAVLEHLRGVYDEHVSAFLHNLETEGDANSGVSSNLEDIIQEVHGVLSEFIRLNPRAWAPLVSAWAVDLLGQLSSKHAGRRVAPHSSSLNELLQLWMSCTATRSLMEAYSQCLAAMLAWCPDACVDALLDTSVQHSPHFDWVVAHIGSAFPGTIISRVLACGLKDFCSHGAKDQGIVVMGVEKGSRVPKIGSVVGILGHLAAHHSDSIRKELLRMFQESLSPSSPLSPTSSSTSWESSPQLRRAAVPFLLQLAAMSPNLFGAVSAELVELLRPPVLLQLQALLQGLPREELDNMLGLAVHLISQNPSGGARVLRFLADTATPASVIISGPTPSPHEGVREGCDRLLQMLLLHLHKLVYNRSDGVEGSPHHSASSQPQTVIPFLEELQTHVGELCAETLRLERKRHLWLHQLLCLLSVYGGPSVATEALCQLLTQARNPEELALAWQLHTTLSSCMAGLIPAAVARCVAQIHTHTLGPRQLRQLLLNLAAAIQSQDEERRGAPGAQSTMAVQVGSAVSGHLHDFGPLLLHGDPAVSHAAVRLLSVSPLPRTSSSAHLLLLSRAAVTHFFLALRRRGEGGKVGRDGGQAAEAVNCSVLLLSRFAAYSPLTLKAVLQQLVEGSLHKGNADLFGGQTADMSGAPVAAPSVSPDLGASLLDINCRFGTTVNFSGSVWSVFHAGVIGKGLKIRTDTPLPDPSGVIQNTQTLLAVIVQCCSSSGLNGSINGSRPPSDPDEPPPINAEAAKVIAVTLVENVCPDVANGELSWPPEEHARTTVERDIHIRRSFEAHPVLFALLQVVAAGRPALCYCSAVLRGLLATLLAHWEASREALSTDSPWHLQASCLLVSCMGEGQLLPPVLANVHEAFPLLAPFEVRLLLLAVWEYVRGNGPMPQKFVFSSEKGFFCRDFSRDGDVARYVAPIHSVLHKNIDRLGHLCWRFQL; from the exons TGGCCAGGAGCTGTCTCAGGAGATCAAGTCCTTCATCAGTGGAGTCGACACCGTTCAGGGCCGGAAGCTCAGCGTGCGGGAACACGCTCGCTGTGCTGTGCGTCTGCTGCGCTCGGTCCCAGCCTGTAGGGGAGCAGTACTGGAGCATCTGAGGGGCGTCTATGATGAGCACGTATCTGCCTTCCTGCACAACCTGGAGACGGAGGGCGATGCCAACTCTGGGGTCAGCTCCAACCTGGAGGATATCATACAG GAGGTTCATGGTGTGCTGTCAGAGTTCATCCGCCTCAACCCGCGGGCCTGGGCCCCCCTGGTGTCTGCCTGGGCTGTGGACTTACTGGGCCAGCTGAGCAGCAAGCATGCGGGCCGCAGGGTGGCCCCCCACTCCTCCAGCCTCAACGAGCTGCTCCAGCTCTGGATGTCCTGCACTGCCACCCGCTCCCTCATGGAGGCCTACTCTCAGTGTTTGGCTGCCATGCTGGCCTGGTGCCCTGATGCCTGTGTGGACGCGCTGTTAGATACCTCAGTTCAGCATTCCCCGCATTTTGACTGGGTGGTGGCTCACATTGGCTCCGCCTTCCCAGGGACTATCATCAGCCGAGTCCTGGCCTGTGGACTCAAGGACTTCTGCTCCCACGGTGCCAAGGACCAAGGAATAGTGGTGATGGGAGTTGAAAAAGGCAGCAGAGTACCAAAGATCGGCTCAGTGGTGGGAATCCTTGGACACCTTGCAGCACACCACTCTGACAGCATCCGGAAGGAGCTGCTCAGGATGTTCCAGGAGAGCCTGAGCCCCTCCAGCCCTCTATCTCCCACTTCATCCTCAACCTCCTGGGAGAGTTCCCCTCAACTCCGTCGAGCTGCTGTACCGTTTCTGCTCCAGCTGGCTGCAATGTCCCCCAACCTCTTTGGTGCTGTTTCTGCAGAGCTGGTAGAGCTGCTGCGCCCCCCTGTCCTGCTCCAGCTGCAGGCTTTGCTGCAGGGACTTCCCAGAGAAGAACTTGATAACATGCTGGGACTGGCAGTCCACCTTATTAGCCAGAACCCATCGGGAGGGGCCCGGGTTCTCCGCTTTCTGGCAGACACGGCTACCCCAGCCTCAGTCATCATCTCCGGCCCTACACCCTCCCCTCATGAAGGTGTCAGAGAGGGTTGCGACCGCCTCCTTCAGATGCTGCTTCTCCATCTTCATAAACTGGTTTACAACCGCTCTGATGGAGTAGAAGGTAGTCCCCATCACTCTGCTTCCTCTCAGCCCCAGACAGTCATCCCCTtcctggaggagctgcagacaCATGTAGGTGAGCTGTGTGCCGAGACACTGAGGCTGGAGAGAAAGCGTCACCTCTGGCTGCATCAGTTGCTCTGCCTGCTGTCGGTGTATGGGGGCCCCAGTGTGGCGACCGAGGCCCTCTGTCAGCTACTCACCCAGGCACGCAACCCAGAGGAGTTGGCTCTGGCCTGGCAGCTCCACACCACGCTCTCCTCCTGCATGGCGGGACTTATTCCTGCCGCTGTAGCCCGCTGTGTGGCGCAGATCCATACGCACACGCTGGGACCCCGGCAGCTGAGGCAGCTGCTGCTCAACCTGGCTGCAGCCATCCAGAGTCAGgatgaggagagaagaggagcacCGGGCGCTCAGTCCACCATGGCTGTTCAGGTGGGCTCAGCAGTCTCAGGACACCTCCATGATTTTGGCCCACTCCTTCTCCACGGTGACCCGGCTGTATCTCATGCAGCAGTGCGGCTCTTGTCAGTCAGCCCACTCCCTCGCACCTCCTCCTCGGCACACCTGCTCCTGCTCTCCCGTGCTGCTGTCACTCATTTCTTTCTGGCCCTgcggaggagaggagaaggggggaaggtggggagagatggaggacagGCAGCTGAAGCAGTGAACTGTTCGGTCCTGCTCCTCTCCCGATTTGCTGCATactctcctctcactctcaaGGCGGTGCTTCAGCAGCTGGTTGAGGGATCGCTGCATAAAGGCAACGCTGACCTGTTTGGAGGGCAGACCGCAGACATGTCTGGTGCTCCCGTGGCCGCTCCATCTGTGTCCCCTGACCTCGGAGCCTCCCTGCTGGATATCAACTGTCGGTTTGGTACAACCGTTAACTTTTCTGGCAGCGTGTGGTCAGTGTTTCATGCCGGGGTGATTGGCAAGGGGCTGAAGATCCGGACTGACACACCTCTACCTGACCCATCTGGGGTCATCCAA AATACCCAGACTCTGCTGGCTGTCATAGTCCAGTGTTGCAGCTCCTCTGGTCTCAATGGCTCCATCAACGGCTCACGACCACCATCGGACCCTGATGAGCCGCCGCCCATCAACGCCGAGGCAGCCAAAGTCATTGCAGTCACACTGGTGGAAAATGTGTGTCCAGACGTGGCTAACGGGGAGCTGTCCTGGCCCCCGGAAGAACATGCCCGCACCACCGTGGAGCGAGACATCCACATTCGGCGGAGCTTTGAGGCCCACCCGGTGCTCTTCGCTCTGCTTCAGGTGGTGGCAGCTGGACGCCCGGCTCTCTGCTACTGCTCAGCTGTGCTCAGAGGCCTCCTGGCCACTCTGCTGGCCCACTGGGAGGCGTCCCGTGAGGCTTTGTCCACAGACTCCCCGTGGCACCTTCAGGCCTCCTGCCTCCTGGTGTCCTGCATGGGAGAGGGCCAGCTCCTGCCTCCTGTGCTGGCCAATGTCCACGAAGCCTTCCCCCTCCTCGCACCCTTCGAGGTGAGGCTGCTGCTCCTGGCTGTGTGGGAGTACGTGAGGGGCAACGGGCCCATGCCCCAGAAGTTTGTCTTCAGCTCAGAGAAGGGCTTTTTCTGCAGGGATTTCTCTCGGGACGGTGACGTGGCAAGATACGTGGCGCCGATTCACAGTGTTCTGCATAAAAACATTGACAGACTGGGACACCTCTGCTGGCGGTTCCAGCTCTGA